A part of Timaviella obliquedivisa GSE-PSE-MK23-08B genomic DNA contains:
- a CDS encoding restriction endonuclease — MQRLSKFDNPIGINRESYYTTQLGAAYLGNSLELMADLPDASIDLICTSPPFALVRKKEYGNVDAHAYVEWFKAFAHEFYRILKPRGSLIVDIGGTWFKGFPVRSMYHFELVIDLCKPKSQGGLGFFLAQELFWYNPAKLPTPAEWVTVRRERVKDAVNTVWWLSKEPHPKANNRQVLRPYSEAMKNLLKNGYDAKLRPSGHDISTKFQNDRGGAIPPNIIIDDDFGSFASVGKPVLAEFDWILNHDLAQPVNVISASNTASNDYYQRRCKEVGIKAHPARFPQALPEFVIGLCTEPGDLVLDPFAGSNTTGRVAETLDRRWLAFELDENYIQASQFRFEENAPLVVTPLIDRKALKAQALKFAPASIKIVPETDSSNSLHQLNLFQSEIDGMIEKKLRFTYGHQFEPKTMNLPELVKLCMECQPDRRALQDAISTRYYSSHSAQNDLQKGENRSKLAMNTFLSLRAYKLVESIGDDDWQYEVTDLGRAIFEDQNDPNEAANIFARHILTNLTGMSLLKAVEAINSRGDKPKLDLIGYELQEMGYSLSPNAIYVSTMRQWLQEAGVFEKAYEINWDRVYDILELDKDYIDEVYTLTSEQKYFLLAMLHMSITELTKWNDIANYAVSVYKVRFPSKSFVNDIIQPLTDAGLIETEKTTGGRGAKPNLVKLTEKAQRELLSKLLESIADMTEISQTELSRSFEDVVGDLEDSDKHVKGKALELLAIWMIRLTSLRFTKWRKRDYETGQGEVDVLAASDRFVYHRWQIQCKNTKRVDVEVLAKEVGMTFVTGADVVMVVTTGEFTKDAFQYAYRMMEVSRYYMVLIQKEDIESIKEDRTNIIKILDRRARRVFAKKELGLTDDAVDEIEIEEDSLTEFDGAFEEE, encoded by the coding sequence GTGCAAAGGCTGTCTAAGTTTGATAACCCTATTGGAATTAATCGTGAGTCTTACTACACAACCCAATTGGGTGCAGCGTATTTGGGCAATAGCTTAGAACTGATGGCAGACTTACCCGACGCGAGTATAGACCTAATTTGTACATCCCCACCTTTTGCTTTAGTCAGAAAGAAAGAGTACGGGAACGTAGACGCTCATGCCTATGTTGAGTGGTTCAAGGCATTTGCTCATGAGTTCTACCGCATTCTCAAGCCTAGAGGATCGTTGATAGTAGACATTGGCGGTACGTGGTTTAAAGGGTTTCCCGTGCGCTCAATGTATCACTTCGAGTTAGTAATAGATCTCTGTAAACCCAAATCGCAAGGAGGGCTAGGTTTTTTCCTTGCTCAGGAGCTTTTTTGGTACAACCCAGCAAAACTCCCTACCCCTGCTGAATGGGTCACTGTACGTAGGGAAAGAGTGAAAGACGCAGTGAATACTGTGTGGTGGCTCTCAAAAGAACCTCATCCCAAGGCGAATAATAGGCAAGTTTTGCGCCCGTACAGTGAGGCAATGAAAAATCTATTAAAAAATGGGTATGATGCGAAACTAAGACCATCAGGGCATGACATTTCAACTAAATTTCAGAACGATCGTGGCGGTGCTATTCCTCCCAATATCATTATTGATGACGACTTTGGATCATTTGCGTCAGTTGGTAAGCCAGTATTAGCGGAGTTTGATTGGATTTTAAATCATGATTTGGCACAGCCAGTAAATGTTATTTCAGCTTCCAATACTGCTTCAAATGACTATTATCAACGTCGCTGCAAGGAAGTAGGTATTAAAGCTCATCCTGCCCGATTTCCGCAGGCTTTACCAGAGTTTGTGATTGGACTTTGTACTGAACCTGGTGATTTAGTTTTAGATCCATTTGCTGGCTCAAATACTACAGGGAGAGTTGCTGAAACGCTCGATCGCCGTTGGTTAGCGTTTGAGCTAGATGAGAACTATATCCAGGCATCGCAGTTCCGATTTGAGGAGAACGCGCCGTTAGTTGTTACTCCACTAATAGATAGAAAAGCGCTCAAGGCACAAGCTTTAAAGTTTGCTCCTGCTTCCATCAAGATTGTGCCTGAAACAGATAGTTCAAACAGCCTACATCAGTTAAACCTATTTCAATCGGAGATTGACGGCATGATAGAGAAAAAGCTCAGGTTCACTTATGGGCATCAGTTTGAGCCTAAAACAATGAATCTGCCTGAGTTGGTGAAACTCTGCATGGAGTGTCAACCAGATCGTCGTGCGCTACAAGATGCAATTTCTACTCGTTACTATTCTAGTCATTCAGCGCAGAATGACTTACAGAAAGGAGAGAATCGTAGCAAACTTGCGATGAATACATTCCTATCACTCCGTGCTTACAAGTTAGTGGAGTCTATTGGTGATGATGATTGGCAGTATGAAGTAACAGATCTTGGTCGTGCAATTTTTGAGGATCAAAATGATCCTAATGAAGCTGCCAACATTTTTGCCCGTCACATCCTGACTAACTTAACAGGAATGTCTTTGTTGAAAGCAGTTGAAGCAATCAACAGCCGAGGAGATAAACCCAAGTTAGATCTGATCGGCTATGAACTTCAAGAGATGGGTTATTCGTTATCTCCAAACGCTATTTATGTCAGCACTATGAGGCAATGGTTACAAGAAGCTGGAGTATTTGAGAAAGCTTATGAGATTAATTGGGACAGAGTGTATGACATTCTAGAGCTTGATAAAGACTACATTGATGAAGTTTACACCCTTACTTCAGAACAAAAGTATTTTCTATTAGCAATGCTCCACATGAGCATCACAGAACTGACTAAGTGGAATGATATTGCCAATTATGCAGTTAGCGTTTACAAAGTTAGGTTCCCTTCAAAATCATTTGTCAACGATATCATTCAGCCATTGACGGATGCGGGGCTTATTGAAACTGAGAAAACTACTGGTGGGCGTGGAGCCAAACCTAATCTTGTCAAGCTTACAGAAAAAGCTCAGCGAGAATTATTGTCTAAGCTGCTGGAATCCATCGCAGACATGACGGAAATCTCACAAACTGAGTTGAGCCGTAGCTTTGAAGATGTTGTTGGCGACTTAGAAGATTCTGATAAGCATGTTAAGGGTAAAGCCCTAGAACTTTTGGCGATTTGGATGATCCGTTTGACTAGCCTGCGATTCACTAAATGGCGAAAACGAGATTATGAAACAGGACAAGGAGAGGTTGACGTGTTAGCAGCGTCAGATCGCTTTGTATATCACCGTTGGCAGATTCAGTGTAAAAACACTAAAAGAGTTGATGTTGAGGTACTAGCTAAAGAAGTTGGTATGACCTTTGTAACGGGTGCTGATGTAGTCATGGTTGTAACAACTGGAGAGTTTACTAAAGATGCTTTTCAATACGCCTATCGTATGATGGAAGTGTCTCGCTACTATATGGTGCTAATTCAAAAAGAAGATATTGAATCTATTAAAGAAGATAGAACTAATATCATCAAAATTCTAGACAGGCGAGCGCGGCGTGTTTTTGCTAAGAAAGAGCTAGGCTTGACTGATGATGCAGTTGATGAAATTGAAATTGAAGAAGACTCCCTTACAGAATTTGATGGAGCGTTTGAAGAGGAGTAG
- the purM gene encoding phosphoribosylformylglycinamidine cyclo-ligase: MDYREAGVDVEAGRAFVQQIRGLVESTRRPEVLGGFGGFSGMFQLPSGYQEPVLVSGTDGVGTKLKLAQQCDRHDTVGIDLVAMCVNDVLTCGAEPLFFLDYLATSRLNPQQLTEVVSGITEGCRQSGCSLLGGETAEMPGFYQPGEYDLAGFCVGIVEKSQILDGSQVKIGDVAIGLASSGVHSNGFSLVRKIVEMVKLSDPLQVSLQDRPPAFTQTLGETLLTPTRIYVKPVLSARKAGLEIHGMAHITGGGLPENLPRCLGVNQSVQIDTQSWLPLPIFDWLAQQGEVAPKDMFNTFNMGIGFVLLVPPSGVRATIQWFEAQGISAWAIGEVVEGTGELLGDFD; encoded by the coding sequence ATGGATTATCGGGAAGCAGGGGTCGATGTTGAAGCGGGGCGGGCGTTTGTACAACAAATTCGCGGTTTAGTAGAAAGTACCCGTCGTCCAGAAGTGTTGGGCGGATTTGGCGGCTTTAGTGGAATGTTTCAGTTGCCCAGCGGCTACCAGGAACCTGTGTTAGTGTCTGGCACCGATGGGGTAGGCACGAAGCTGAAGTTGGCGCAACAGTGCGATCGCCACGACACAGTGGGGATTGATTTGGTGGCAATGTGCGTCAACGATGTTCTGACCTGTGGCGCAGAGCCGTTGTTTTTTCTCGATTATTTAGCTACCAGTCGGCTCAATCCACAACAGCTAACCGAGGTCGTTTCTGGAATTACAGAAGGCTGTCGGCAGTCCGGTTGTTCTCTCCTGGGCGGCGAGACGGCTGAAATGCCTGGATTTTACCAGCCTGGCGAGTATGATTTGGCGGGGTTTTGTGTCGGCATTGTGGAGAAGAGTCAGATTTTGGATGGCTCTCAGGTAAAAATAGGTGATGTGGCGATCGGGCTGGCAAGTTCTGGTGTTCACAGCAATGGCTTTAGTTTAGTCCGTAAGATTGTGGAGATGGTCAAGTTAAGCGATCCCTTACAGGTATCTTTACAAGATCGTCCTCCTGCTTTTACTCAAACCCTGGGCGAAACGCTGCTGACTCCCACTCGCATTTACGTTAAACCCGTCCTATCTGCTCGTAAAGCGGGGCTAGAAATTCATGGTATGGCGCATATCACGGGCGGTGGATTGCCTGAGAATTTACCTCGATGTTTAGGCGTAAATCAATCGGTGCAAATCGATACTCAGAGTTGGTTGCCTTTGCCAATTTTTGATTGGTTAGCGCAGCAAGGCGAAGTTGCACCGAAGGATATGTTCAACACGTTTAATATGGGCATTGGGTTTGTGCTACTGGTGCCGCCTAGTGGAGTAAGGGCGACGATTCAGTGGTTTGAGGCTCAAGGAATATCGGCTTGGGCGATCGGGGAAGTGGTTGAAGGAACGGGGGAGTTACTTGGTGATTTTGACTAG
- a CDS encoding DnaJ domain-containing protein, whose translation MVQQYGQKTQGYYAVLGVSRTASLDEIKTAYRHLARQYHPDLNPGSRDAEERFKEINAAYVDLSSRPAFVKPSDVAPRPSSPAITRNEVYQMFMNGLGRDRH comes from the coding sequence ATGGTTCAACAATACGGACAGAAAACTCAGGGATATTACGCAGTTTTAGGAGTGAGCCGAACCGCCTCATTGGATGAAATAAAAACTGCTTATCGCCATCTGGCTCGCCAGTACCACCCTGATTTGAATCCGGGGAGTCGTGATGCGGAGGAGCGGTTTAAGGAAATCAATGCTGCCTATGTCGATCTTTCGAGTCGTCCTGCCTTTGTTAAACCTTCTGATGTTGCACCTCGTCCGTCTAGCCCAGCTATAACACGCAACGAAGTCTACCAAATGTTTATGAATGGCTTGGGACGCGATCGCCACTAA